In Methanonatronarchaeum sp. AMET-Sl, one genomic interval encodes:
- a CDS encoding geranylgeranylglyceryl/heptaprenylglyceryl phosphate synthase: protein MIGDRIFGGESGIHLTLIDPDEQDPVEAGEIVSEASAGGTDGIMVGGSTVSGQAVVDQTVKHIKKNVDLPVILFPQDTSGLTGRADAVFFMSLLNSRNPMYITGMQMRGAPIVKKLGLKPLSMAYIVVEPGGTVGYISDARPVPREKPEIAVSYSLAGEYMGMDYTYLEAGSGASEHIPPEMVGAVSQKTNSKVIVGGGIRSPKHAKSVVEAGADIVVTGTLVEEIDDVKGAVSNLTNVIHG from the coding sequence ATGATTGGAGACAGGATCTTTGGCGGTGAGTCAGGGATTCATTTAACTCTGATAGATCCTGATGAACAGGACCCGGTGGAGGCTGGTGAGATAGTTAGTGAGGCCAGTGCGGGTGGTACCGATGGTATTATGGTTGGTGGCTCCACAGTTAGTGGTCAAGCGGTTGTCGATCAGACGGTGAAACATATCAAAAAGAATGTTGATTTACCGGTTATATTGTTCCCACAGGATACTTCGGGTCTTACAGGTAGGGCTGACGCCGTTTTCTTTATGAGTTTATTGAACTCCCGCAACCCAATGTATATCACTGGTATGCAGATGCGTGGAGCTCCTATCGTTAAGAAACTTGGTCTTAAACCATTATCTATGGCTTATATAGTTGTTGAGCCGGGTGGTACGGTTGGATATATAAGTGATGCTAGGCCTGTTCCTAGGGAGAAACCAGAGATAGCTGTTTCTTATTCACTTGCTGGAGAGTATATGGGTATGGATTATACATATCTTGAAGCAGGTTCCGGGGCCAGTGAACATATACCACCGGAGATGGTTGGGGCTGTAAGTCAAAAAACGAACTCTAAAGTTATTGTTGGTGGTGGGATAAGGTCTCCCAAACATGCTAAATCGGTTGTTGAAGCCGGTGCTGACATAGTGGTTACCGGAACTCTTGTTGAAGAGATAGATGATGTTAAAGGTGCTGTTTCAAACCTTACCAACGTAATCCATGGGTGA
- a CDS encoding 50S ribosomal protein L40e, producing MARFPEAEDSLFGVKICMKCNARNPKKSVKCRKCGYKGLRIKSKEGRG from the coding sequence ATGGCAAGATTTCCAGAAGCTGAAGATAGTTTGTTTGGCGTTAAGATATGTATGAAGTGTAATGCTAGGAACCCTAAGAAATCGGTTAAATGTCGGAAATGTGGTTACAAAGGCCTTAGAATTAAATCTAAAGAAGGTAGAGGATGA
- a CDS encoding P1 family peptidase, whose translation MNEIKLKEFGDIRVGHAGSKKHATGCTVFLFPEGCKAGVSVRGGSPGTKGTSLLKPTSANYDVNAIVMTGGSSYGLESVTGVMKVLEKREIGLNVGNAHVPIVPAAVILDLGIGSSNIRPDREMGIKAIDNASQEIESGCVGVGEGATVGKLLGMEHAMKGGFGYHLVEENDVKVGAFTAVNAAGNIINPKTGEKVAGAQIDGEIIGLNQLSDKINNKKLLGTNTTISTVITNAKLNRRKLCRLASTSHDGYARTIQPSHMLPDGDTIFTVSTGNKKTKLDYVGILATHCIEKSIINAVEKAEKTDGTPSTNEIKNK comes from the coding sequence ATGAATGAAATAAAACTAAAAGAGTTTGGTGATATCCGGGTAGGACATGCTGGCTCTAAAAAACATGCAACGGGATGTACAGTTTTTCTATTTCCAGAGGGCTGTAAAGCAGGTGTTTCTGTAAGAGGAGGATCCCCCGGCACAAAAGGCACATCCCTTTTAAAGCCAACTTCTGCAAACTATGACGTAAACGCCATAGTTATGACAGGCGGCAGTAGTTACGGCCTTGAATCTGTAACTGGTGTAATGAAAGTTCTCGAGAAACGTGAGATAGGTCTTAACGTCGGCAATGCACATGTCCCAATAGTACCCGCAGCAGTGATACTTGACCTCGGAATCGGTAGTTCCAATATAAGACCAGACCGAGAAATGGGTATCAAAGCCATCGATAATGCCAGCCAAGAAATAGAAAGCGGTTGTGTAGGAGTCGGAGAAGGAGCAACAGTCGGTAAGTTATTAGGTATGGAGCACGCGATGAAAGGAGGATTTGGATACCATTTGGTTGAAGAAAACGATGTAAAAGTCGGTGCATTCACAGCAGTAAACGCTGCAGGAAACATAATAAACCCAAAAACAGGAGAAAAGGTAGCCGGAGCCCAAATCGATGGAGAAATAATAGGACTAAACCAACTATCAGACAAAATAAATAATAAAAAACTGTTAGGGACAAACACAACAATAAGCACAGTGATAACAAACGCCAAACTCAATCGAAGAAAACTATGTCGACTAGCATCAACTTCACACGATGGATACGCAAGAACAATCCAACCAAGCCACATGCTCCCAGATGGAGACACAATATTCACAGTATCAACAGGAAACAAAAAAACAAAACTCGATTACGTAGGAATTTTAGCAACCCACTGCATAGAAAAATCAATAATAAACGCAGTTGAAAAAGCAGAAAAAACCGACGGAACACCATCAACAAATGAAATAAAAAACAAATAA
- a CDS encoding ABC transporter permease produces the protein MEELKIDLNEFKWSFRAAYAVFIRDLMVFRKDIRGNLMRILGQPMFFLIVFGLLLPQLDVFMIDYIEILVPGIIAMTAMLGAMRSVGGEIGISFDHNQEIRAHILLPLTMASLALEKIIYGMFQGVFSGLAVLILAIILFPETFTLTLTSLIVLIIIFMATGIIFGGMGLGIGSYFEPPEIMFEIMFLITMPMMFLGATFYPVDMVREISEILYYFTFGIPLTYVSESIRVFIAPETAGLPLIACIIGLIISIAIFVPIGIWGFKQRAIN, from the coding sequence TTGGAGGAATTAAAAATAGACCTCAACGAATTTAAATGGAGTTTCAGAGCTGCTTACGCAGTTTTTATACGAGACCTAATGGTCTTCCGGAAAGACATCCGGGGCAACCTAATGAGGATTTTAGGCCAACCAATGTTCTTTCTAATTGTATTTGGTTTATTACTACCCCAACTAGATGTATTCATGATTGATTACATCGAGATCTTGGTGCCAGGTATAATAGCTATGACCGCTATGTTAGGGGCAATGCGAAGCGTTGGCGGAGAGATAGGCATAAGTTTTGACCACAACCAAGAAATAAGAGCACACATACTACTACCACTAACAATGGCGAGCCTCGCACTAGAAAAAATCATTTACGGAATGTTCCAAGGAGTCTTCTCCGGACTAGCAGTATTAATCCTCGCAATAATACTGTTTCCAGAAACCTTCACACTAACACTCACTTCACTAATAGTACTAATAATCATATTTATGGCCACCGGAATCATTTTCGGAGGAATGGGGCTTGGAATAGGCAGTTATTTCGAACCACCCGAAATCATGTTCGAAATAATGTTTCTAATAACAATGCCAATGATGTTTCTCGGAGCAACTTTCTACCCCGTAGACATGGTTAGAGAAATAAGTGAAATATTATATTACTTCACATTCGGAATACCACTCACATACGTCAGCGAATCAATCAGAGTTTTCATAGCACCAGAAACAGCAGGCCTACCCCTAATAGCCTGCATAATAGGATTAATAATAAGCATAGCTATATTTGTACCAATCGGAATATGGGGATTCAAACAAAGAGCAATCAATTAA
- a CDS encoding ATP-binding cassette domain-containing protein translates to MIEVNNLSKRYGNIHAVDDISFKVDDGEIFGLLGPNGAGKTTTIGMLTTEIRPTEGKALVSGLDVTKNPLGVKMKIGVVPQHRSLDKKLSGRENISIMARAYGVQNRREKIDDVLRMVGLHERADDNIKKYSGGMLQRLLIARALIHEPDIIFLDEPTMGLDPHARRAIWQKIIELNKQGKTMLLTTHYMEEADALCDRVAIMSEGKIVGLDSPTNLKKKGPAENVIKVGLDDVYPELIEKLKQIKGVKEIKTIEGARTMELHIYAEKGEELSPIVMDKIKTTGISIRSLDIRKPTLEDVFISLTGEKLE, encoded by the coding sequence TTGATTGAAGTCAATAATTTAAGTAAACGGTATGGAAATATCCACGCTGTAGACGATATTTCGTTTAAAGTCGATGATGGAGAGATATTTGGTTTGTTGGGGCCTAATGGAGCCGGTAAAACAACTACAATTGGAATGCTTACCACCGAGATCCGTCCAACTGAAGGTAAGGCATTAGTATCCGGTTTAGATGTAACTAAAAACCCCCTGGGAGTTAAAATGAAAATAGGGGTCGTGCCTCAACACCGAAGCCTCGATAAAAAACTTTCTGGCAGAGAAAACATCTCAATAATGGCCAGAGCCTATGGAGTTCAAAACAGAAGAGAGAAAATCGATGATGTGCTCCGAATGGTTGGGTTACATGAAAGGGCAGATGACAACATAAAGAAATATTCCGGAGGTATGTTGCAGAGATTGCTTATCGCACGTGCATTAATCCATGAACCCGACATAATCTTTCTTGACGAACCCACAATGGGGCTTGACCCCCACGCAAGACGAGCTATATGGCAGAAAATAATCGAATTGAATAAACAAGGAAAAACAATGTTGTTAACCACCCACTACATGGAAGAAGCTGATGCCTTATGCGACAGAGTAGCCATAATGAGCGAAGGAAAGATAGTTGGTCTAGACAGCCCTACAAACCTAAAGAAAAAAGGGCCAGCAGAAAACGTTATTAAAGTAGGTTTAGACGACGTATATCCAGAACTAATCGAAAAACTCAAACAAATCAAGGGAGTGAAAGAAATAAAAACAATCGAAGGAGCCCGAACAATGGAACTACATATCTACGCAGAAAAAGGTGAAGAACTCAGTCCAATCGTCATGGACAAAATAAAAACAACAGGCATATCCATACGTTCACTAGACATACGGAAACCAACACTAGAAGATGTCTTCATCAGCCTAACAGGCGAAAAACTCGAGTAA
- a CDS encoding HAD family hydrolase: MAVLFDLDGTLCGVSKSRSEILAECLERCGLPEIDRDDYLRAHDRVTIDNKLKTRFPIFKEVFEEKGVFDVDRIRRLSRIYHYEVLDNLYLFNGVDEVLDKIQDEKVLVTNGPKKVQREKVESLGLSSYFSCVVTSGEVGVAKPDPTIFKYAVEKSDCKPKAYIGNSLKHDVAGANNYGIKSILISFNGEKYRYKGLKPDYVIQNLNELKNIPEISFK; encoded by the coding sequence ATGGCGGTTTTGTTTGATCTTGATGGGACTCTATGCGGGGTGAGCAAATCTCGTAGTGAGATACTTGCTGAGTGTCTTGAGAGGTGTGGACTTCCGGAAATCGATAGAGATGACTATCTAAGGGCACATGACAGAGTTACTATCGATAATAAATTGAAAACACGTTTCCCTATATTCAAGGAGGTTTTTGAGGAAAAAGGGGTTTTTGATGTTGATCGGATTCGCCGTCTATCCCGTATCTACCATTATGAGGTTTTAGATAATCTTTATCTATTCAATGGTGTAGATGAGGTTTTGGATAAAATACAGGATGAAAAGGTTCTTGTTACCAATGGCCCTAAAAAGGTTCAGAGAGAGAAGGTCGAGAGCTTGGGTTTAAGTAGTTATTTCAGTTGTGTAGTAACCTCAGGAGAGGTTGGGGTCGCTAAACCAGATCCAACGATATTTAAGTACGCTGTTGAAAAATCAGATTGTAAACCAAAAGCATACATCGGTAACTCACTTAAGCATGATGTAGCAGGAGCTAACAACTACGGCATCAAATCTATATTAATCTCTTTTAATGGAGAAAAATATAGGTATAAGGGATTAAAACCGGATTATGTTATCCAAAACCTAAATGAATTGAAAAATATACCTGAAATAAGTTTTAAATAA